The following proteins are co-located in the Seriola aureovittata isolate HTS-2021-v1 ecotype China chromosome 7, ASM2101889v1, whole genome shotgun sequence genome:
- the spaca6 gene encoding sperm acrosome associated 6: MEMHRDLLFSTSLSCYQCFVGVPDSLRLCWGHILTEHNIRNVDACFRKLDRKGYDKQLKELLDAEIQPMVEEFDNKRTNDTVYEERLQTAADNFIAAASKLPRVSGCFPPCGFQSAGAVYNCITCQYDSCEFPLDCPIEEIKVMENSRSRMWCDVPFHLPNDIEVIWRFTEEVKTQQVDQFKEVTAGVDRLYSIPSTSLQHQGTYLCEIYSGQRSIVRLYYYITVTPQVVAGHTELQEIFDLSLLPGGRLLPAPGGPPSFPLPSPLLLTACLTASLLLLLLSLGVLYWSLIPEHPSLSEQADGDEDLGF, translated from the exons atggagatgcACCGGGA CTTGCTGTTCAGCACCTCTCTAAGCTGCTATCAGTGCTTTGTTGGTGTGCCAGACAGTCTTCGTCTGTGTTGGGGTCACATTTTGACTGAACACAATATTAGAAATGTGGACGCCTGCTTCAGGAAGCTGGACC GTAAAGGTTATGACAAACAGCTGAAGGAACTTCTGGATGCAGAGATCCAGCCCATGGTAGAAGAATTCGACAACAAACGGACTAATG ACACAGTGTATGAGGAAAGGttgcagacagcagcagacaatTTCATCGCAGCTGCCTCCAAACTGCCTAGAG TCTCTGGATGTTTCCCTCCATGTG GTTTTCAGAGTGCAGGTGCAGTATACAACTGTATTACCTGCCAATATGACTCCTGTGAATTCCCTCTCGACTGTCCAA TTGAAGAAATTAAAGTAATGGAGAACAGCAGGAGCCGAATGTGGTGCGATGTGCCATTTCACCTGCCAAACGACATCGAGGTAATCTGGAGGTTCACAGAAGAG GTGAAAACCCAGCAGGTGGATCAGTTTAAAGAAGTGACTGCAGGGGTGGACAGGCTCTATTCTATCCCTTCAACCAGCTTGCAGCATCAGGGCACCTACCTGTGTGAGATCTACTCAGGCCAGCGCTCTATTGTGAGACTATACTACTATATCACAG tGACCCCCCAGGTTGTGGCAGgccacacagagctgcaggagatATTCGACCTGTCTCTGCTCCCAGGAGGGCGGTTACTCCCTGCGCCTGGTGGTCCTCCCAGCTTCCCCCTCCCTTCACCACTTCTTCTCACAGCCTGTTTAActgcttcactgctgctgctactccTCTCCCTAGG GGTTCTGTATTGGTCATTAATACCAGAGCACCCAAGTCTCTCGGAACAAGCAGATGGAGACGAAGATTTAGGATTTTGA
- the has1 gene encoding hyaluronan synthase 1 isoform X2 codes for MELKPLLKKLGTTLRTILTFLFALLVLAVMVWAYVEGFQLLTSMYGIISFGFYGLLLSLHVLVQSFFAFIEHRRMKARTDPCTFTKTIGFTISAYQEDPAYLRECLNSIRALKYPPELLRIIMVVDGNSDDDRYMMEMFREVFIDQDPGCYVWRNNYHTWDPTQAQQDVEKVERLIQSKRCVCIMQKWGGKREVMYTAFKALGSSVDYIQVCDSDTKLDPLATVELCKVLESNPKYGAVGGDVMILNLKDSYISFMSSLRYWMAFNIERSCQSFFNCVSCISGPLGLYRNDLLQQFLESWYNQKFLGTHCTFGDDRHLTNRMLSMGYATKYTARSKCYTETPAQFLRWLSQQTRWTKSYFREWLYNAMWWHKHHLWMTYESIVSGVFPFFVTATIIQLFWTGTLWDILWVLCCIQLIGLVKASYACILRRDMVMVFMSLYSALYMTSLLPAKYFAIITMNKSSWGTSGRRKIVGNYMPLLPLSVWAAILLSGLGYTIYRESQLDWSTPAKIMETKFLIFGCVAYICYWLLMMFLYWVWFRKLCRKRSQKYTVTA; via the exons ATGGAGCTGAAACCTTTATTGAAGAAGCTGGGCACAACACTCCGCACCATCCTCACTTTCCTCTTTGCTCTGTTGGTCCTGGCTGTGATGGTTTGGGCCTATGTTGAGGGTTTCCAACTATTGACCTCCATGTATGGAATCATCTCTTTTGGCTTTTACGGActactcctctctctccacgtATTGGTCCAGAGCTTCTTTGCCTTCATAGAACACCGGAGAATGAAAGCCCGCACAGACCCGTGCACCTTTACCAAAACCATCGGCTTCACTATATCAGCTTACCAGGAGGACCCTGCCTATCTCAGAGAGTGCCTTAACTCCATCAGAGCTCTCAAGTATCCTCCTGAGCTGCTGCGCATCATCATGGTGGTAGATGGGAACTCAGACGATGACCGATATATGATGGAGATGTTCAGAGAGGTGTTTATAGACCAGGATCCTGGCTGTTATGTGTGGAGGAACAACTACCATACATGGGACCCCACCCAGGCCCAGCAGGATGTGGAAAAG GTAGAGCGCTTGATCCAGAgcaagaggtgtgtgtgtatcatgCAGAAATGGGGCGGCAAGCGGGAGGTGATGTACACAGCGTTTAAGGCACTTGGATCATCAGTTGACTATATACAG GTGTGTGACTCGGACACTAAGCTGGACCCTCTGGCCACAGTGGAGCTGTGTAAGGTGCTTGAGAGCAACCCCAAGTATGGTGCTGTGGGAGGAGATGTGATGATCCTCAACCTGAAAGACTCATACATCAGCTTCATGAGCAGTCTGAGGTACTGGATGGCTTTCAATATCGAAAGGTCCTGCCAGTCCTTCTTCAACTGTGTGTCCTGCATCAGTGGGCCTCTGG GTCTGTACAGGAACGATCTCCTCCAGCAGTTTCTGGAGTCTTGGTACAATCAGAAGTTTCTGGGAACTCACTGCACATTTGGTGACGACAGACATCTCACCAACCGAATGCTGAGCATGGGCTACGCCACAAA ATACACAGCCCGCTCCAAATGCTACACAGAGACACCTGCTCAGTTTCTGCGCTGGCTCAGCCAGCAGACTCGCTGGACAAAATCTTACTTCCGTGAGTGGCTCTACAATGCAATGTGGTGGCACAAGCACCACCTCTGGATGACCTATGAGTCCATTGTCTCAGGCGTATTCCCCTTCTTTGTCACCGCCACCATCATCCAGCTGTTTTGGACCGGCACGCTGTGGGACATCCTCTGGGTCCTGTGCTGCATCCAGCTGATTGGGCTAGTGAAAGCGTCTTACGCCTGCATCCTGCGCAGAGACATGGTGATGGTGTTTATGTCCCTCTACTCAGCTCTGTACATGACCAGCCTGCTGCCTGCTAAGTATTTTGCCATTATCACCATGAACAAAAGCAGCTGGGGGACATCAGGCAGGCGAAAGATTGTAGGGAACTACATGccccttctccctctgtcagtGTGGGCTGCCATTTTATTAAGTGGGCTCGGATACACGATCTACAGGGAGAGTCAACTGGACTGGTCAACTCCAGCCAAGATAATGGAAACTAAGTTTCTCATCTTTGGCTGCGTGGCCTACATATGCTACTGGCTGCTTATGATGTTCCTCTACTGGGTGTGGTTCCGCAAGTTATGTAGGAAGCGCTCCCAAAAATACACAGTGACTGCGTAG
- the has1 gene encoding hyaluronan synthase 1 isoform X1 has protein sequence MELKPLLKKLGTTLRTILTFLFALLVLAVMVWAYVEGFQLLTSMYGIISFGFYGLLLSLHVLVQSFFAFIEHRRMKARTDPCTFTKTIGFTISAYQEDPAYLRECLNSIRALKYPPELLRIIMVVDGNSDDDRYMMEMFREVFIDQDPGCYVWRNNYHTWDPTQAQQDVEKATAMGPGGDADYVVGEDPQRKEVERLIQSKRCVCIMQKWGGKREVMYTAFKALGSSVDYIQVCDSDTKLDPLATVELCKVLESNPKYGAVGGDVMILNLKDSYISFMSSLRYWMAFNIERSCQSFFNCVSCISGPLGLYRNDLLQQFLESWYNQKFLGTHCTFGDDRHLTNRMLSMGYATKYTARSKCYTETPAQFLRWLSQQTRWTKSYFREWLYNAMWWHKHHLWMTYESIVSGVFPFFVTATIIQLFWTGTLWDILWVLCCIQLIGLVKASYACILRRDMVMVFMSLYSALYMTSLLPAKYFAIITMNKSSWGTSGRRKIVGNYMPLLPLSVWAAILLSGLGYTIYRESQLDWSTPAKIMETKFLIFGCVAYICYWLLMMFLYWVWFRKLCRKRSQKYTVTA, from the exons ATGGAGCTGAAACCTTTATTGAAGAAGCTGGGCACAACACTCCGCACCATCCTCACTTTCCTCTTTGCTCTGTTGGTCCTGGCTGTGATGGTTTGGGCCTATGTTGAGGGTTTCCAACTATTGACCTCCATGTATGGAATCATCTCTTTTGGCTTTTACGGActactcctctctctccacgtATTGGTCCAGAGCTTCTTTGCCTTCATAGAACACCGGAGAATGAAAGCCCGCACAGACCCGTGCACCTTTACCAAAACCATCGGCTTCACTATATCAGCTTACCAGGAGGACCCTGCCTATCTCAGAGAGTGCCTTAACTCCATCAGAGCTCTCAAGTATCCTCCTGAGCTGCTGCGCATCATCATGGTGGTAGATGGGAACTCAGACGATGACCGATATATGATGGAGATGTTCAGAGAGGTGTTTATAGACCAGGATCCTGGCTGTTATGTGTGGAGGAACAACTACCATACATGGGACCCCACCCAGGCCCAGCAGGATGTGGAAAAGGCCACAGCAATGGGCCCAGGCGGGGATGCTGATTATGTTGTAGGAGAGGATCCACAGCGAAAAGAGGTAGAGCGCTTGATCCAGAgcaagaggtgtgtgtgtatcatgCAGAAATGGGGCGGCAAGCGGGAGGTGATGTACACAGCGTTTAAGGCACTTGGATCATCAGTTGACTATATACAG GTGTGTGACTCGGACACTAAGCTGGACCCTCTGGCCACAGTGGAGCTGTGTAAGGTGCTTGAGAGCAACCCCAAGTATGGTGCTGTGGGAGGAGATGTGATGATCCTCAACCTGAAAGACTCATACATCAGCTTCATGAGCAGTCTGAGGTACTGGATGGCTTTCAATATCGAAAGGTCCTGCCAGTCCTTCTTCAACTGTGTGTCCTGCATCAGTGGGCCTCTGG GTCTGTACAGGAACGATCTCCTCCAGCAGTTTCTGGAGTCTTGGTACAATCAGAAGTTTCTGGGAACTCACTGCACATTTGGTGACGACAGACATCTCACCAACCGAATGCTGAGCATGGGCTACGCCACAAA ATACACAGCCCGCTCCAAATGCTACACAGAGACACCTGCTCAGTTTCTGCGCTGGCTCAGCCAGCAGACTCGCTGGACAAAATCTTACTTCCGTGAGTGGCTCTACAATGCAATGTGGTGGCACAAGCACCACCTCTGGATGACCTATGAGTCCATTGTCTCAGGCGTATTCCCCTTCTTTGTCACCGCCACCATCATCCAGCTGTTTTGGACCGGCACGCTGTGGGACATCCTCTGGGTCCTGTGCTGCATCCAGCTGATTGGGCTAGTGAAAGCGTCTTACGCCTGCATCCTGCGCAGAGACATGGTGATGGTGTTTATGTCCCTCTACTCAGCTCTGTACATGACCAGCCTGCTGCCTGCTAAGTATTTTGCCATTATCACCATGAACAAAAGCAGCTGGGGGACATCAGGCAGGCGAAAGATTGTAGGGAACTACATGccccttctccctctgtcagtGTGGGCTGCCATTTTATTAAGTGGGCTCGGATACACGATCTACAGGGAGAGTCAACTGGACTGGTCAACTCCAGCCAAGATAATGGAAACTAAGTTTCTCATCTTTGGCTGCGTGGCCTACATATGCTACTGGCTGCTTATGATGTTCCTCTACTGGGTGTGGTTCCGCAAGTTATGTAGGAAGCGCTCCCAAAAATACACAGTGACTGCGTAG
- the has1 gene encoding hyaluronan synthase 1 isoform X3 — protein sequence MELKPLLKKLGTTLRTILTFLFALLVLAVMVWAYVEGFQLLTSMYGIISFGFYGLLLSLHVLVQSFFAFIEHRRMKARTDPCTFTKTIGFTISAYQEDPAYLRECLNSIRALKYPPELLRIIMVVDGNSDDDRYMMEMFREVFIDQDPGCYVWRNNYHTWDPTQAQQDRKEVERLIQSKRCVCIMQKWGGKREVMYTAFKALGSSVDYIQVCDSDTKLDPLATVELCKVLESNPKYGAVGGDVMILNLKDSYISFMSSLRYWMAFNIERSCQSFFNCVSCISGPLGLYRNDLLQQFLESWYNQKFLGTHCTFGDDRHLTNRMLSMGYATKYTARSKCYTETPAQFLRWLSQQTRWTKSYFREWLYNAMWWHKHHLWMTYESIVSGVFPFFVTATIIQLFWTGTLWDILWVLCCIQLIGLVKASYACILRRDMVMVFMSLYSALYMTSLLPAKYFAIITMNKSSWGTSGRRKIVGNYMPLLPLSVWAAILLSGLGYTIYRESQLDWSTPAKIMETKFLIFGCVAYICYWLLMMFLYWVWFRKLCRKRSQKYTVTA from the exons ATGGAGCTGAAACCTTTATTGAAGAAGCTGGGCACAACACTCCGCACCATCCTCACTTTCCTCTTTGCTCTGTTGGTCCTGGCTGTGATGGTTTGGGCCTATGTTGAGGGTTTCCAACTATTGACCTCCATGTATGGAATCATCTCTTTTGGCTTTTACGGActactcctctctctccacgtATTGGTCCAGAGCTTCTTTGCCTTCATAGAACACCGGAGAATGAAAGCCCGCACAGACCCGTGCACCTTTACCAAAACCATCGGCTTCACTATATCAGCTTACCAGGAGGACCCTGCCTATCTCAGAGAGTGCCTTAACTCCATCAGAGCTCTCAAGTATCCTCCTGAGCTGCTGCGCATCATCATGGTGGTAGATGGGAACTCAGACGATGACCGATATATGATGGAGATGTTCAGAGAGGTGTTTATAGACCAGGATCCTGGCTGTTATGTGTGGAGGAACAACTACCATACATGGGACCCCACCCAGGCCCAGCAGGAT CGAAAAGAGGTAGAGCGCTTGATCCAGAgcaagaggtgtgtgtgtatcatgCAGAAATGGGGCGGCAAGCGGGAGGTGATGTACACAGCGTTTAAGGCACTTGGATCATCAGTTGACTATATACAG GTGTGTGACTCGGACACTAAGCTGGACCCTCTGGCCACAGTGGAGCTGTGTAAGGTGCTTGAGAGCAACCCCAAGTATGGTGCTGTGGGAGGAGATGTGATGATCCTCAACCTGAAAGACTCATACATCAGCTTCATGAGCAGTCTGAGGTACTGGATGGCTTTCAATATCGAAAGGTCCTGCCAGTCCTTCTTCAACTGTGTGTCCTGCATCAGTGGGCCTCTGG GTCTGTACAGGAACGATCTCCTCCAGCAGTTTCTGGAGTCTTGGTACAATCAGAAGTTTCTGGGAACTCACTGCACATTTGGTGACGACAGACATCTCACCAACCGAATGCTGAGCATGGGCTACGCCACAAA ATACACAGCCCGCTCCAAATGCTACACAGAGACACCTGCTCAGTTTCTGCGCTGGCTCAGCCAGCAGACTCGCTGGACAAAATCTTACTTCCGTGAGTGGCTCTACAATGCAATGTGGTGGCACAAGCACCACCTCTGGATGACCTATGAGTCCATTGTCTCAGGCGTATTCCCCTTCTTTGTCACCGCCACCATCATCCAGCTGTTTTGGACCGGCACGCTGTGGGACATCCTCTGGGTCCTGTGCTGCATCCAGCTGATTGGGCTAGTGAAAGCGTCTTACGCCTGCATCCTGCGCAGAGACATGGTGATGGTGTTTATGTCCCTCTACTCAGCTCTGTACATGACCAGCCTGCTGCCTGCTAAGTATTTTGCCATTATCACCATGAACAAAAGCAGCTGGGGGACATCAGGCAGGCGAAAGATTGTAGGGAACTACATGccccttctccctctgtcagtGTGGGCTGCCATTTTATTAAGTGGGCTCGGATACACGATCTACAGGGAGAGTCAACTGGACTGGTCAACTCCAGCCAAGATAATGGAAACTAAGTTTCTCATCTTTGGCTGCGTGGCCTACATATGCTACTGGCTGCTTATGATGTTCCTCTACTGGGTGTGGTTCCGCAAGTTATGTAGGAAGCGCTCCCAAAAATACACAGTGACTGCGTAG